A single region of the Mycobacterium lentiflavum genome encodes:
- the selA gene encoding L-seryl-tRNA(Sec) selenium transferase, whose product MTQVDPRRLIPRTDQLLSLPPVQEARNRLGENAVRDLVRDIQDRARRGDLPPEQVQDVVLASLAAHRNTKLRPVLNATGVVVHTNLGRAPLAASAIEALVSASGYVDVELDLVTGTRSKRAVALRQALLNVCPAAEDALVVNNGAAALVLATTALAAGGEVVVSRGELIEIGAGFRLPDLIASTGARLREVGTTNRTHLKDYADAIGPQTGCVLKVHQSNFRVQGFTSAVAVSQLRELADEKCVPLVVDLGSGLLAPDPLLPDEPDAATTLAEGADVITASGDKLLGGPQAGIVLGRGDVVARMARHPLARAVRADKLTLAALEATVRAGTSPVTQALHANPERLRARAQRLADAVGGSVVAHDGRVGGGGAPGVPLPGWAVRLPEPAAAALRAGDPAVLPRVHDGACLLDPRCIPESDDDRLLHAVRAALARMSEVDR is encoded by the coding sequence GTGACACAGGTCGACCCGCGCCGCCTGATTCCGCGCACGGATCAACTGCTTTCGCTTCCGCCGGTACAGGAGGCGCGAAACCGGCTGGGTGAGAACGCGGTCCGGGACCTGGTGCGCGACATCCAGGACCGGGCCCGCCGCGGCGACCTGCCGCCCGAGCAGGTGCAGGACGTGGTGCTGGCGTCGCTGGCCGCGCACCGCAACACGAAGCTGCGCCCGGTGCTCAACGCCACCGGCGTCGTCGTGCACACCAACCTGGGCCGGGCGCCGTTGGCCGCGAGCGCGATCGAGGCACTGGTATCCGCGAGCGGCTACGTCGACGTGGAACTCGACCTCGTGACGGGCACCCGCTCGAAGCGCGCGGTCGCCCTTCGCCAGGCGCTGCTGAATGTCTGCCCCGCCGCCGAGGACGCGCTGGTGGTCAACAACGGCGCCGCCGCGCTGGTGCTGGCGACCACGGCGCTGGCGGCCGGCGGCGAGGTCGTGGTGAGCCGCGGCGAGCTGATCGAGATCGGTGCCGGATTCCGGCTGCCCGACCTGATCGCCTCGACCGGCGCCCGGCTGCGCGAGGTTGGGACCACCAACCGCACCCACCTGAAGGACTACGCGGACGCGATCGGGCCGCAGACCGGATGTGTGCTCAAGGTGCACCAGAGCAATTTCCGGGTGCAGGGATTCACCTCGGCCGTCGCGGTGTCCCAGCTGCGAGAGTTGGCAGACGAGAAGTGCGTGCCCTTGGTCGTCGACCTCGGCAGCGGGCTGCTCGCGCCCGATCCATTGCTGCCCGACGAGCCCGACGCCGCCACCACGCTGGCCGAGGGCGCCGACGTGATCACCGCCAGCGGTGACAAGCTGCTGGGCGGCCCGCAGGCGGGCATCGTGCTCGGCCGCGGCGACGTGGTCGCCCGGATGGCGCGCCATCCGCTGGCGCGCGCCGTGCGAGCCGACAAGCTCACCCTCGCCGCGCTGGAAGCGACGGTCCGGGCCGGCACCTCACCGGTGACCCAGGCCCTGCACGCCAATCCCGAACGGCTGCGGGCGCGCGCCCAGCGTCTGGCCGATGCGGTCGGCGGGTCCGTCGTCGCGCACGACGGCCGAGTCGGTGGCGGTGGAGCCCCGGGCGTGCCGTTGCCCGGGTGGGCCGTCCGCCTGCCCGAGCCCGCGGCGGCCGCCCTGCGTGCGGGCGACCCGGCGGTGCTGCCGCGGGTACACGACGGCGCTTGCCTGCTGGATCCGCGCTGCATTCCCGAGTCCGACGACGATCGTCTGCTGCACGCGGTGCGCGCCGCGCTGGCGCGAATGTCCGAGGTGGACCGCTGA
- the nrfD gene encoding NrfD/PsrC family molybdoenzyme membrane anchor subunit: MSTSEFDSFRPPEPEGGKRRRKGVRGAHRGGGSGSDGSREMPMVPDAEFTSYYGRPVVKPAPWGHEVAAYLFLGGVAGGSGLLAAGAQLTGRKKLRRNTRLSALIAVSLGAVALVKDLGRPERFVNMLRTVKLTSPMSIGSWILSLFSGGIGIAAVAEIDRMTGERIPLGPLRSVLRAVEAPAGLGAAVLSPPLAVYTAVLLTDTATPTWNAAYRDLPFVFVSSASLAASGLAMITTPVSEAGPARKLAVIGAVGDLISARFTEFRMDPVTREPLHHGRPGWLLQTSEILAAAGGLGALLGGHRRDIAALSGLTLLTASAMLRFGFFEAGKESARDPRYTMEPQKRRLAARRAAGITSDSITTVD; encoded by the coding sequence GTGAGCACCTCGGAATTCGACAGCTTTCGTCCGCCAGAACCCGAGGGGGGCAAGCGCCGCAGGAAAGGCGTGCGTGGCGCCCATCGGGGCGGCGGCAGTGGTTCCGATGGCTCGCGCGAAATGCCGATGGTCCCCGACGCCGAGTTCACCTCGTATTACGGGCGTCCGGTGGTCAAGCCCGCGCCCTGGGGACACGAAGTGGCGGCCTACCTGTTCCTGGGCGGCGTCGCCGGTGGGTCCGGCCTGCTGGCGGCCGGTGCTCAGCTCACGGGCCGAAAGAAGTTGCGCCGCAACACAAGACTGTCCGCTCTGATCGCGGTGTCACTGGGCGCGGTCGCACTGGTGAAGGACCTCGGCCGGCCCGAGCGTTTCGTCAACATGCTGCGGACGGTCAAGCTGACCTCGCCGATGAGCATCGGTTCGTGGATCCTCAGCCTGTTCAGCGGCGGTATCGGGATAGCCGCGGTTGCCGAGATCGATCGGATGACCGGCGAGCGAATTCCGTTGGGCCCGTTGCGGTCCGTGCTGCGCGCCGTGGAGGCACCGGCCGGCCTGGGAGCAGCGGTGCTGTCGCCCCCGCTGGCCGTCTACACCGCGGTGCTGCTCACCGACACCGCCACCCCGACGTGGAATGCCGCGTACCGAGACCTGCCGTTCGTGTTCGTCAGCTCAGCCAGCCTGGCCGCCTCGGGATTGGCGATGATCACCACACCGGTGTCCGAGGCCGGGCCCGCGCGCAAGCTGGCCGTCATTGGTGCGGTCGGCGATCTGATCTCCGCGAGGTTCACGGAGTTCCGGATGGACCCGGTGACCAGAGAACCGCTGCACCACGGCAGGCCCGGCTGGCTGCTACAGACCAGCGAAATACTCGCCGCTGCAGGCGGTTTGGGCGCGTTGCTCGGCGGGCACCGCCGCGATATCGCCGCGCTGTCCGGCCTGACGCTGCTGACGGCGTCGGCGATGCTGAGGTTCGGCTTCTTCGAGGCGGGCAAGGAATCGGCCCGCGACCCTCGCTACACAATGGAGCCGCAGAAGCGTCGGCTGGCGGCTCGCCGCGCGGCGGGCATCACCTCCGACTCGATCACCACCGTTGATTGA
- the fdh gene encoding formate dehydrogenase gives MAPKLPSPKIFLEWPVIRQLRSADAFGRGPAVTSRHTRALAPRTTTADRVVQSVCPYCAVGCGQKVFVKDEKVVQIEGDPDSPISRGRLCPKGSASEQLVNSPGRQIKMLYRAPRATEWQSLDLDTAIDMVADRFVEARRHAWQDIDKKGHPLRRTMKIAALGGATLDNEENYVIKKLFTAAGAIQIENQARIUHSSTVPGLGTSFGRGGATQSLQDMANADCIIIQGSNMAECHPVGFQWVEEAKARGAKLIHVDPRFTRTSAVADKHIPIRAGSDVVLLGALINYVISNDKWFKEYVVAYTNAATLINENYRDAEDLGGLFSGYDPETGQYDPSTWAYAGQEQDESRREHGASASARAAGDAHGSGGPPLPHARVLRDETLRHPRTVFQIVKRHYARYTPEMVRDVCGIGVGDFDYLARTLVANSGRERTTCFAYAVGWTQHTLGAQFIRTATILQLLLGNVGRPGSGIMALRGHATIQGSTDIPTLFNLLPGYLSMPKAGVHDTFAEYIEAVGPKNQKGFWANADTYIVSLLKAWWGDAAREDNDWAYDYLPRLSGPHGTYQTVMSMLEDEVDGYFLLGQNPAVGSAHGRMQRMGMSHLKWLVVRDLNLIESATFWKDGPEIASGELKTEDIETEVFFFPAATHVEKAGSFTQTQRLVQWRHKAVDPPGDCQSELQFFFELGKGIRQRLAGSTDERDRPLLDLTWDYPTDEHGEPDSTAVLAEISGRYLSGPKAGRPLSGYTELGADGSTACGCWIYSGVYADGVNQAARRAPRGGPSPSQSEWGWAWPADRRILYNRASADPDGKPWSERKRYIWWDPEQQRWVGHDVPDFVADRAPGSRPDPDVGGPDALAGDDPFIMQADGKGWLFAPKGVVDGPLPTHYEPQESPVANALYPQQQNPSRITFPRKDNLSAPSAGDPGADVYPYVFTTYRLTEHHTAGGMSRWLPYLSELQPEMFCEVSPELAAERGLEPYGWATIISPRAAIEARVLVTERMTPLRIGGHTVHQIGLPYHWGVGSDAVVSGDAANDLLGVTLDPNVQIQESKAASCDIQPGRRPHGAKLLRLIEEYQSRAGATVETGNIRVSEAVWESIEREQDGKGGQ, from the coding sequence ATGGCTCCGAAGCTGCCCTCGCCGAAGATCTTTCTGGAATGGCCCGTCATTCGTCAGCTGCGTTCGGCCGACGCGTTCGGCCGCGGGCCGGCGGTGACCTCCAGGCACACCCGGGCCCTCGCCCCGCGCACCACGACCGCCGACCGGGTGGTGCAAAGCGTATGCCCGTACTGCGCAGTCGGCTGCGGTCAAAAAGTGTTCGTCAAGGACGAGAAGGTCGTCCAGATCGAGGGCGATCCGGACTCGCCGATCTCGCGGGGACGCTTGTGCCCCAAGGGTTCGGCCAGTGAGCAGCTGGTCAATTCGCCGGGCCGCCAGATCAAAATGCTCTATCGCGCCCCGCGAGCGACGGAGTGGCAGTCGCTGGATCTCGACACCGCCATCGACATGGTGGCCGATCGCTTCGTCGAGGCCCGCCGGCATGCCTGGCAGGATATCGACAAGAAGGGGCACCCGCTGCGGCGCACGATGAAGATCGCCGCGCTCGGCGGAGCCACACTGGACAACGAAGAGAACTACGTCATCAAGAAGCTCTTCACCGCCGCGGGCGCGATCCAGATCGAGAACCAAGCTCGTATTTGACACAGCTCCACAGTTCCCGGTCTGGGGACTTCCTTCGGGCGCGGTGGCGCCACCCAATCACTGCAAGACATGGCCAACGCCGACTGCATCATCATCCAGGGCTCCAACATGGCCGAGTGCCATCCCGTCGGCTTCCAATGGGTTGAGGAGGCAAAAGCCCGGGGCGCGAAGTTGATTCACGTCGATCCACGCTTCACCCGCACCTCGGCCGTGGCGGACAAACACATCCCGATCCGGGCGGGCTCGGATGTGGTGCTGCTCGGCGCGCTGATCAATTACGTCATCAGCAACGACAAGTGGTTCAAGGAATACGTGGTGGCCTATACCAACGCGGCCACGCTGATCAACGAAAACTACCGCGACGCAGAGGATTTGGGCGGCCTGTTCTCCGGCTATGATCCCGAGACCGGGCAGTACGACCCGTCGACGTGGGCCTATGCAGGACAGGAACAGGACGAAAGCCGCCGCGAGCACGGCGCCAGCGCCTCGGCCCGGGCCGCCGGCGATGCGCACGGCAGCGGCGGTCCGCCCTTACCGCACGCCCGCGTGCTGCGCGACGAGACCCTGCGGCATCCGCGGACGGTGTTTCAGATCGTCAAGCGGCACTATGCGCGATACACGCCGGAGATGGTGCGCGACGTCTGCGGCATCGGCGTCGGGGACTTCGACTACCTCGCACGCACGCTCGTCGCTAACTCGGGTCGGGAGCGCACCACTTGCTTCGCCTATGCCGTCGGCTGGACGCAGCACACGCTGGGGGCCCAATTCATCCGCACCGCAACGATTCTGCAGCTGCTGCTGGGCAACGTCGGACGCCCGGGCAGCGGCATCATGGCGCTGCGCGGCCACGCCACCATCCAAGGGTCCACCGACATACCGACGTTGTTCAACTTGCTGCCCGGCTACCTGTCGATGCCGAAGGCCGGTGTGCACGACACCTTCGCTGAGTACATCGAAGCGGTCGGACCGAAGAACCAGAAAGGTTTCTGGGCCAACGCCGACACCTACATCGTCAGCCTGCTCAAGGCATGGTGGGGCGACGCCGCCCGCGAGGACAACGACTGGGCCTACGACTACCTGCCGCGGCTGTCCGGTCCGCACGGCACGTATCAAACGGTCATGTCGATGCTTGAAGACGAGGTCGACGGGTACTTCCTGCTGGGACAGAACCCGGCCGTCGGATCGGCGCATGGCCGGATGCAGCGCATGGGTATGTCGCACCTGAAGTGGCTGGTGGTGCGCGACCTCAACCTGATCGAGTCGGCCACCTTCTGGAAGGACGGCCCCGAGATCGCTTCCGGCGAGCTGAAAACCGAGGACATCGAGACCGAGGTGTTCTTCTTCCCGGCGGCGACGCACGTGGAAAAGGCCGGTTCCTTCACCCAGACCCAACGTCTTGTGCAGTGGCGGCATAAGGCCGTCGACCCGCCCGGCGACTGCCAGAGCGAGTTGCAGTTCTTCTTCGAGCTGGGCAAGGGAATTCGGCAGCGGCTGGCCGGATCCACCGACGAACGCGACCGGCCGCTGCTGGATCTGACCTGGGACTATCCCACCGATGAGCATGGCGAGCCCGATTCCACAGCGGTCTTGGCCGAGATCAGCGGCCGTTACCTGAGCGGACCCAAAGCCGGCCGGCCGCTATCGGGATACACCGAACTCGGTGCCGACGGATCGACGGCATGTGGCTGCTGGATCTATTCGGGTGTGTACGCCGACGGCGTCAACCAAGCCGCCCGCCGAGCGCCGCGGGGCGGTCCGAGCCCGAGCCAGTCGGAATGGGGCTGGGCCTGGCCGGCCGATCGCCGCATCCTGTACAACCGGGCGTCGGCCGACCCGGACGGCAAACCGTGGAGCGAGCGCAAGCGCTACATCTGGTGGGACCCCGAGCAGCAGCGCTGGGTCGGTCACGACGTACCCGATTTCGTGGCCGACCGGGCGCCGGGCAGCCGCCCGGACCCAGACGTCGGCGGCCCCGACGCCCTCGCCGGCGACGACCCATTCATCATGCAGGCCGACGGCAAGGGTTGGCTGTTCGCGCCCAAGGGTGTGGTGGACGGACCGCTGCCGACACACTACGAGCCGCAAGAGTCGCCGGTGGCAAACGCGCTCTACCCGCAGCAGCAGAACCCCTCGCGAATCACCTTCCCGCGCAAGGACAATCTGAGCGCTCCGAGCGCCGGCGATCCCGGCGCCGACGTGTACCCGTACGTGTTCACCACCTACCGGCTCACCGAGCACCACACCGCCGGCGGCATGAGCCGCTGGCTGCCCTACCTCTCCGAGTTGCAACCGGAGATGTTCTGCGAGGTCTCGCCCGAGCTGGCCGCCGAACGCGGGCTCGAGCCCTACGGCTGGGCCACAATCATCTCGCCGCGTGCGGCGATCGAGGCGCGGGTGCTCGTCACCGAGCGGATGACCCCGCTGCGGATCGGCGGGCATACGGTGCACCAGATCGGGTTGCCCTATCACTGGGGTGTGGGCAGCGACGCGGTCGTGAGCGGGGACGCGGCCAACGATCTGCTGGGCGTGACACTGGATCCCAACGTGCAGATCCAGGAGTCCAAGGCCGCGTCCTGCGACATCCAGCCGGGCCGGCGGCCGCACGGCGCGAAGCTGCTGCGGTTGATCGAGGAGTATCAGTCCCGCGCGGGCGCCACCGTGGAGACGGGCAATATCCGAGTCAGCGAAGCTGTCTGGGAGAGTATCGAGCGTGAGCAGGACGGGAAGGGAGGCCAGTGA
- a CDS encoding 4Fe-4S dicluster domain-containing protein: MKFKGQLTGPSDPAADAGWGDAKPRKGFFTDTSICIGCKACEVACKEWNRNPRDGNLELLGSSYDNTGSLGASTWRHVAFIEQGRDRIEEARESGRALVSLGMPAVPGAAEAPADSKPPDTPEFRWLMSSDVCKHCTHAGCLDVCPTGALFRTEFGTVVVQHDVCNGCGTCVAGCPFGVVERRSDGTYATPVERPGRPQEEFVTGVAQKCTLCYDRLIEDQVPACAQTCPTTSIKFGDHDDLVDRARQRVTQLHAEGRTEARLYGANERDGVGGTGSIFLLLDEPEVYGLPPDPRVCTADLPTMFKRATLAAAGMVGAAVLAFWSSR, from the coding sequence GTGAAGTTCAAGGGTCAGCTGACCGGACCGAGTGACCCTGCCGCCGATGCCGGTTGGGGAGATGCCAAGCCCCGCAAGGGCTTTTTCACCGACACCTCGATCTGCATCGGTTGCAAGGCGTGCGAAGTGGCGTGCAAGGAATGGAACCGCAACCCGCGCGACGGCAACCTCGAACTGCTGGGCTCGTCCTACGACAACACCGGCTCACTGGGCGCCAGCACCTGGCGGCACGTGGCGTTCATCGAGCAGGGCCGCGACCGCATCGAGGAGGCCCGCGAATCCGGCCGCGCGTTGGTGAGCTTGGGCATGCCCGCGGTCCCCGGTGCCGCGGAGGCCCCCGCCGATTCGAAACCGCCCGACACCCCGGAGTTTCGCTGGCTGATGTCCTCCGATGTCTGCAAGCACTGCACGCATGCGGGTTGCCTCGACGTCTGCCCCACGGGCGCGTTGTTCCGCACCGAGTTCGGGACCGTGGTGGTGCAACACGACGTGTGCAACGGTTGCGGAACGTGCGTCGCGGGTTGCCCGTTCGGCGTGGTCGAGCGCCGCAGTGACGGCACGTACGCGACGCCGGTGGAACGGCCGGGCCGCCCGCAGGAGGAGTTCGTCACCGGTGTCGCCCAGAAGTGCACGCTGTGCTACGACCGCCTGATCGAGGACCAGGTACCCGCCTGCGCCCAGACCTGTCCGACCACGTCGATCAAGTTCGGCGATCACGACGACCTGGTGGACCGAGCGCGGCAGCGGGTGACTCAGCTGCATGCCGAAGGGCGCACTGAGGCAAGGCTTTACGGCGCCAACGAGCGCGACGGCGTCGGCGGTACCGGGTCGATCTTCTTATTGCTCGATGAACCGGAGGTCTACGGCCTGCCGCCAGATCCGCGGGTGTGCACTGCCGACCTGCCGACGATGTTCAAGCGGGCTACGCTGGCCGCGGCCGGCATGGTCGGCGCGGCCGTGCTGGCGTTCTGGAGTAGTCGGTGA
- the selD gene encoding selenide, water dikinase SelD, translating to MTQTQTRLTGYAHGGGCACKIPPGELEEAVRGLAGQTNGNVLVGLDDGDDAAAVLVGDIAVLSTADFFTPVVDDAYDWGRIAAANALSDIYAMGGRPVIAINLVGWPREVLPLELMTEVLRGGLAVASEAGCPVIGGHSIDDPEPKYGMAVTGVADPNRLLRNDAAEPGLPLTLTKPLGVGLLNNRHKQTGEVFPEAIATMARLNRDAAEAAVANGVRAATDVTGFGLLGHLYKMCRASQVGAVLDRSAVPVLDAGRAALRAGFVSGGSRRNLDWVRPQLRLGPGVTEDDLLLLADAQTSGGLLVVGEIPGHPVIGHTVAGEGIEVR from the coding sequence ATGACCCAGACGCAGACCCGACTGACCGGCTATGCGCACGGCGGTGGCTGTGCCTGCAAGATCCCGCCCGGCGAGTTGGAAGAGGCGGTCCGCGGCCTGGCCGGACAGACCAACGGCAACGTTCTGGTCGGCCTGGACGACGGCGACGACGCCGCCGCAGTGTTAGTCGGCGACATCGCGGTGCTGTCCACCGCGGACTTCTTCACCCCGGTCGTCGACGACGCCTACGACTGGGGTCGGATCGCCGCAGCCAACGCGCTTTCCGACATCTACGCGATGGGCGGGCGCCCGGTGATCGCGATCAACCTGGTTGGCTGGCCGCGCGAGGTGCTGCCGCTGGAGCTGATGACCGAGGTGCTGCGCGGCGGGCTGGCGGTGGCCTCGGAGGCCGGATGCCCGGTAATCGGTGGTCACTCCATCGACGATCCGGAACCGAAGTACGGCATGGCGGTGACGGGTGTCGCTGACCCGAACCGGTTGCTGCGCAACGATGCCGCCGAACCCGGCCTGCCGCTGACTCTCACCAAACCGCTCGGGGTCGGCCTGCTCAACAATCGGCACAAGCAGACCGGTGAGGTGTTCCCGGAAGCGATCGCGACGATGGCCCGGCTCAACCGCGACGCCGCCGAGGCCGCGGTGGCCAACGGGGTGCGCGCGGCCACGGACGTGACCGGCTTCGGGCTGCTCGGCCATCTCTACAAGATGTGCCGGGCCTCGCAGGTGGGTGCCGTCCTCGACCGCTCCGCGGTGCCGGTCCTCGATGCCGGCCGGGCGGCGCTGCGTGCCGGGTTCGTCTCCGGCGGGTCTCGGCGCAACCTCGATTGGGTGCGGCCGCAGCTGCGTCTTGGCCCCGGCGTGACCGAGGATGATCTCCTGCTGCTCGCCGACGCGCAAACCTCGGGCGGCCTGCTCGTGGTGGGCGAAATACCCGGCCACCCGGTGATCGGTCACACCGTCGCCGGCGAGGGCATCGAGGTCCGCTAG